From the Heliangelus exortis chromosome 25, bHelExo1.hap1, whole genome shotgun sequence genome, one window contains:
- the DENND2D gene encoding DENN domain-containing protein 2D isoform X1, which produces MAAAIGNFFRRSLRHSGRREGKEETSAAENPSRVPQGKPGEWNPLLCSAGQFFFEYLVVVSLKKMSDGRYEPKITYQFPKRENLLKGQKEEEERLLQAIPLFCFPDGNNWAPVTEFPSETFSFVLTNVDGSRKIGYCRRLLPSGRGVRLPEVFCIISCLGCFGLFSKILDEVEKRRQISMAVIYPFMQGLRESPFPAPGKSVTIKSFIPDSGTELIELTRPLDAHLEHVEFQALLQRLSPHLILHIFASAVLERRLIFLAQELSVLSQCIHAVAALLYPFTWAHTYIPVVPECLLDTVCCPTPFMVGIQMRHLERVLDQPMEEALIVDLCEGKIIRAVGDEEGILPIKLQNEILTSLSRHNNNNNIHTPEQLNALVSEAFVQFFVRAVGHYSSHIKWTKNGSGTFQERAFCKAITSKTNRRFVKKFVKTNMFSLFIEEAEKSRIPQEAYFQRKITEYHEQKKHRRDS; this is translated from the exons agggaaaagaggaaaccTCTGCTGCAGAGAACCCCTCCCGGGTGCCACAGGGGAAACCAGGAGAGTGGAaccccctcctctgctctgctgggcagtTTTTCTTTGAGTACCTGGTGGTGGTGTCACTGAAGAAGATGTCAGATGGACGTTACGAGCCCAAGATAACCTATCAGTTCCCAAAG CGGGAAAACCTCCTGAAGGGccagaaagaggaggaggaacgTTTGCTGCAAGCCATCCCCCTCTTCTGCTTCCCTGATGGCAACAACTGGGCCCCTGTCACTGAGTTTCCCAG TGAGACCTTTTCTTTTGTCCTGACCAACGTGGATGGCAGCAGGAAGATTGGTTactgcaggaggctgctg CCATCTGGCCGTGGTGTTCGTCTCCCTGAGGTTTTCTGCATCATCAGCTGCTTGGGCTGCTTTGGGCTCTTCTCCAAG aTCCTGGATGAGGTGGAAAAGAGGCGCCAGATCTCCATGGCAGTGATTTACCCCTTCATGCAGGGCCTTCGGGAATcacccttcccagctccagggaaatCTGTCACCATCAAAAGCTTCATCCCTGACTCAGGCACAGAG CTCATCGAGCTGACACGGCCCCTGGATGCCCACCTGGAGCACGTGGAATTCCAGGCTCTGCTCCAGAGGCTCAGCCCCCACCTCATCCTCCACATCTTCGCCTCGGCCGTGTTGGAGCGAAGGTTGATCTTCCTGGCCCAGGAGCTGAG TGTTCTGTCCCAGTGCATCCACGCCGTGGCCGCTCTCCTCTACCCCTTCACCTGGGCTCACACCTACATCCCCGTGGTCCCCGAGTGCCTCCTGGACACCGTCTGCTGCCCCACACCCTTCATGGTTGGCATCCAGATGAGGCACCTGGAGAGGGTCCTGGACCAGCCAATGGAGGAG GCCCTGATCGTTGATCTCTGTGAAGGGAAGATCATCCGGGCA GTCGGTGATGAGGAGGGGATTTTGCCCATCAAGCTGCAGAATGAGATCCTGACATCTCTGAGCAggcacaacaacaacaacaacatacACA CACCTGAGCAGCTCAATGCCCTGGTCTCTGAAGCCTTCGTGCAGTTCTTTGTCCGTGCTGTTGGTCACTACTCCTCCCACATCAAATGGACAAAAAACGGCTCTGGGACCTTCCAGGAGAGAGCTTTCTGCAAAGCCATCACCTCCAAAACCAACCGCAGGTTTGTGAAGAAGTTTGTGAAGACCAACATGTTCTCCCTCTTCATtgaggaagcagagaagagcaggatCCCACAGGAAG CCTATTTCCAAAGGAAGATAACTGAGTACCACGAACAGAAGAAGCACCGAAGGGACTCCTGA
- the DENND2D gene encoding DENN domain-containing protein 2D isoform X2: MAAAIGNFFRRSLRHSGRREGKEETSAAENPSRVPQGKPGEWNPLLCSAGQFFFEYLVVVSLKKMSDGRYEPKITYQFPKRENLLKGQKEEEERLLQAIPLFCFPDGNNWAPVTEFPSETFSFVLTNVDGSRKIGYCRRLLILDEVEKRRQISMAVIYPFMQGLRESPFPAPGKSVTIKSFIPDSGTELIELTRPLDAHLEHVEFQALLQRLSPHLILHIFASAVLERRLIFLAQELSVLSQCIHAVAALLYPFTWAHTYIPVVPECLLDTVCCPTPFMVGIQMRHLERVLDQPMEEALIVDLCEGKIIRAVGDEEGILPIKLQNEILTSLSRHNNNNNIHTPEQLNALVSEAFVQFFVRAVGHYSSHIKWTKNGSGTFQERAFCKAITSKTNRRFVKKFVKTNMFSLFIEEAEKSRIPQEAYFQRKITEYHEQKKHRRDS; the protein is encoded by the exons agggaaaagaggaaaccTCTGCTGCAGAGAACCCCTCCCGGGTGCCACAGGGGAAACCAGGAGAGTGGAaccccctcctctgctctgctgggcagtTTTTCTTTGAGTACCTGGTGGTGGTGTCACTGAAGAAGATGTCAGATGGACGTTACGAGCCCAAGATAACCTATCAGTTCCCAAAG CGGGAAAACCTCCTGAAGGGccagaaagaggaggaggaacgTTTGCTGCAAGCCATCCCCCTCTTCTGCTTCCCTGATGGCAACAACTGGGCCCCTGTCACTGAGTTTCCCAG TGAGACCTTTTCTTTTGTCCTGACCAACGTGGATGGCAGCAGGAAGATTGGTTactgcaggaggctgctg aTCCTGGATGAGGTGGAAAAGAGGCGCCAGATCTCCATGGCAGTGATTTACCCCTTCATGCAGGGCCTTCGGGAATcacccttcccagctccagggaaatCTGTCACCATCAAAAGCTTCATCCCTGACTCAGGCACAGAG CTCATCGAGCTGACACGGCCCCTGGATGCCCACCTGGAGCACGTGGAATTCCAGGCTCTGCTCCAGAGGCTCAGCCCCCACCTCATCCTCCACATCTTCGCCTCGGCCGTGTTGGAGCGAAGGTTGATCTTCCTGGCCCAGGAGCTGAG TGTTCTGTCCCAGTGCATCCACGCCGTGGCCGCTCTCCTCTACCCCTTCACCTGGGCTCACACCTACATCCCCGTGGTCCCCGAGTGCCTCCTGGACACCGTCTGCTGCCCCACACCCTTCATGGTTGGCATCCAGATGAGGCACCTGGAGAGGGTCCTGGACCAGCCAATGGAGGAG GCCCTGATCGTTGATCTCTGTGAAGGGAAGATCATCCGGGCA GTCGGTGATGAGGAGGGGATTTTGCCCATCAAGCTGCAGAATGAGATCCTGACATCTCTGAGCAggcacaacaacaacaacaacatacACA CACCTGAGCAGCTCAATGCCCTGGTCTCTGAAGCCTTCGTGCAGTTCTTTGTCCGTGCTGTTGGTCACTACTCCTCCCACATCAAATGGACAAAAAACGGCTCTGGGACCTTCCAGGAGAGAGCTTTCTGCAAAGCCATCACCTCCAAAACCAACCGCAGGTTTGTGAAGAAGTTTGTGAAGACCAACATGTTCTCCCTCTTCATtgaggaagcagagaagagcaggatCCCACAGGAAG CCTATTTCCAAAGGAAGATAACTGAGTACCACGAACAGAAGAAGCACCGAAGGGACTCCTGA